agctagaagtctggaATCAAGGCATCGACAGGAACACACTCCCTCTGAAACCTATAGGGAAACTACCTTGCCCtgccagcttctggtggtttgcctGCAGTCCTTAGCTTGCAGGGGCCTCACTCCAACCATCCCTCTTCCTGTGATATCCTCTCTGGGTCTCCATGGTCGTGTGGCTGtgtttttataaggacaccagtcatattggccTAAGAGCCCACCCTGCTCCAGGGTGACCTCATCTTAACCTACCTACCTAATTATACCTGCAAGGACCATATTTCCGCGTGGCACATGCAAAAAAATCTCAGGGTGAAAACTTCAACGTGTCTTTTCAGGGGGACAGAATTCAGTCCAATACCGTTCGTTTTAGAATGTAGGAAGGGAAAATTCTTGAGAGAAAGGGATAAAAAGAGGCTAGGTAAAAATGTCATCCTTGTCTTCCTATGCTGCAGTCTGAAGATAGCTCATTCCTGGCTTGACCttgtggagagggagggagaacgAGCTCTAAACAGGAATGTGCTGCTGCAGACTGAACAGGAGTTTGACTCAACTTTGTATTCCTGAGCCAAAGCTGAAACAGACCCgagaataatttttgaacaaaaataatagaGCAGGTGGATGGTAGGTATTCTCTGGATCACTCAGAGTGAACAAGAAGGCAAAGAACAAATGGCTGCATGTCTTCTTTTACCATAAGAAATGCCATATTTATGAGAAAACAGTATCACATgatactcattttcttttactcCAGGCAATCCAAGtaccaaagaaatttaaaaccattttaccTTAAAAGAAAACGTAGTGGTTGATAATACTTCAAAAACTGAAGACATGTAAGTCTTACCATGGGCCCTGCCCAGTAACAGCTCAGGAGCAAGGTAGTCCGGGGTTCCAAGAATTCGCGCATCATCTACTGGGGCCGCCCCTCGCCTTACACTCTTTGGAGTTCGGTATGGAGTTTCTGATTTAACCTGATTTGGGGTCTgccaatttaaaaagaatttccagTAAATCTCTTCATTCCTTCTACAGTGAACAGAAAtactaaaacaaaagcaaagctagGCAGCCAGGCATAAAAGACATACTCCAATCCtagataaattttgaaaatggacTCATTACCAACGATGATTCCAAACAGTCCTAGTATCTggtgaaattatttcttttttaagattttatttatttattagagacagagagagaaagagagagagagagagagagggagaagcaggctccatgcagggagcctgacgtgggactcgatcctgggtccccatgatcacaccctgggctgaaggcggcgctaaactgctaagccaccagggttgcccatCTGGTGAAATTAAATAGCTTAGATAAGACCAATTACTTCAATAAGATCTAGATATGCATGCAAGAATGAAGAAATCCATAAGAATTTGATagcatggattttttaaaaaaagatttgagagagagagagagagcacaagcagggggagtggcagagggagaagcaggttccccactgagcagggagctggatgtgggtctggattccagaaccctgggatcatgacctgacccaaaggcagacacttaaccaactgagccaccccagcaccctgaTAGCATGGATTAATACAAACTTAAGAATGGTCACTGAAGGATGCTGTGGTTGAAAATGACTGAATTTTATGTGACTGAACACATAAGCTGAAGTAAATGTAAATAACCTCTTGTGCTAATCAGTATTTGTTTAAGATATCCTGTGTTCTCACAAGGACTCTGTGAGACCAGTGGGACAGGTGTCAGCACATTCTACGGAGAGACAAGAAATAGGCTCTGAGGAAAAGGAACTTCTAAGTCACTCAGTGAGTTTTGATTAGAAAACCCCAAGTCTTAATTGGGGTGACCCTAattcagtttgcattttctattttatgatgtctctccaaaaaaagaaaaaaaattaaaactttgggattattaagattaaaaaaatgaaaactttgggTTTATTAAGATGAAGATTATTAgacaataaaaacagaagactTGAAATATATACTTTCCaactattttctttgaaaagaagagaTAATGTAGGAAGGTCCTTGGAAGGCAGTAAGATAGACTGAACTTTAATATTGTAACTTGGAGTTGCTTTCATCAAGTGAAAATACGTGTCTGTAAATAAGTAAACATGTGATTGAAAACATGTGaaagtctaggggcacctgggtggctcagtctgttaagtgtctgcctttggctcaggtcatgatcttggggtcctgcaaTCAATCCCCACAGCGGGCTCCTGGtgcagcagagagtctgcttctccctctccctatgccccttccttcctccccgaCTCATGAGCATGATTTccctcagaaaataaaatcttaaaaaaaaaagtaaaataaaataaaatcttaaaaaaaaaaaaaaaaaaaaaagcaaaaaaagaaaatatgtgaaagtcCAGACAGCAAATGCAGGAGGCTCTATAGTTAATAAAATTACCACCAGCTTTACCTTTCTGCATCAAAACCTCCAATAATCCATAGATTCCTAACCATCAAAACAGAACTTTATGATTAATCTCAGAAAGTCTAGGTGAGAGGCAAGTATCTGGCCTTCAGAGTTTCTTGTTATAAAATCTAGAGACAAAGTGTTAAAAAGTTATCACATACCTGATATGGCACAGAGGATATTCCTTTTTGGCTAGGGGTTATAGCCATGGGATACGAACCACTATAAACACAGGAAATATCCATTGCATCTAAAGAGGTAACACTCATTTTGGATGGTTCTGAGTTATTGGACGCATTAATATGACTGTTAAAACTTCGAAAAGCTACTGCATTTCTTTTAGATAAGGTTAATGTTTTTAACACATCAGAAGATGAAGCTAACATTTTTTGGCTACTGGCTTGGACAGCCGGATTCTCATCATCTTTTGGCAAGGGATTTTCTTGCCAGCTGGGTGATACAGCAAGTAGGTCTTCAATGTTTGATTCTTCAAAAGAAGATTCTCTGATGCTTTTATCTGGATCTAAGGACTGCCTTTCTAATGAACTTTCCATTATAGAAATTCCAGGAAAAGATGAATCAGAGTCCATACAGATACTTTTAGAAGCTCTCTCATCATCAGAACCCAGAAAGCTAGAACTTAAGAACTTCTTATTATTCTTGTTGCAATCTTCATCCAATTCACACATAAGGTTTTTTGCTATCATTGGGATAGGTGATTTTTCTGGGGTTTGTTGTTTATCAATGGAAGAATTGACCATGTTCTCCTTATTGGCACAGTCACTTTGTTGACTTTCACATACCGATAGCTTCAGGTCTTGGACTTCATTGGTTAAGCTTGTCCTTTGATTTACATAACcattacttttttcatttctagactTATGctctatacaattttttttattctgtatgaTGTTCTGACAAGGACTAGAGTCAACTAactcagaatttcttttaaaacctcTTTTTCCACAGTATTCTTCAGTCCCATCACTGGGATCCACAACCCACTGATCCGATTGATGGAAACCACACCGGGTGGTGTCAGTGGCCACATTAACATTATTTATGTCCAGTTCTCTTGCTTCCCAAGAAACTTCTCCAGGGAAGCATTTTTTAGCCAGGTTTACACAAGAGCTTCCAGTCGCAGGAATGATACTGCTGTTACGAATAGGAGAAAGGGTTAATTCAAAATCCTTTTTATTGAAACCTTTTGTCTCAATGGCATCGGTAGATTTTGTACACGAAGGCTTTTCTATTATATTCCAACTCATCACTGTAGAGCCCAGAGCATCATCACTTTcctaagagggagaaaaaaacactcTTTTACTTGTATAAAACTGAGATTCTTGAATCTTTTAAACCTCTGTTGATTTCGGTGGAATAGATGACCTCATAAATTACTATGCTACCTATTCCCAGTTTCCACTGGAACAACAGAACAATGATATCACAGAATTAAAAAGCATAAACAATTAAAGTATGTTTTATTAGGTATTGAATGAAACAGCAGCCTAAAATTCAAATAAACTATTTTCTAATATGTACTTGCATAATTTAACATATTTGATACGTAGTATTTACAGAGGACAAATTAATAGGCAATATTTTCAGGTAAAATTGAGGGTAAGgctatattatgtatatatttggttTGTAATAGCGATATAGATGATTCTGTTTTGAATTACAAAATGCACAGgacttaaaaatatagttaatggAAAATTATAGACAAAAATTTTGTTAAACAGATCACTTTGTACAAGTATAATAAAACCAAGCTGATAAAGGTGAAGCTAAACTAaccataattaataattaaagcccaaaataacagaaattaaaatcCACTGTCAACAAGATGAAATGATGATGCAAATGATAATAACAAAATACTTATACAATATGTTTTCTTGAACAGGAAAGAGGTGAACTAACAGTATTAGGAATGGAAACCTGTTTGTCCTATAGTGTGTATTATCTATAGAGCAGCCTATAAGAGACgaaaaaagattgagaaatcCTGCCTTGACTAAAAAATAATCTGACCTGACTTCTAGAATACAAATATCCAACAGTGAAGACCATCATATTACTGAGAATAATATTCATTGAATTTCTTAAGACTAGAGTCTAGGTTTCCCTTCAACATGATATAATTTGACAGAATATACAGGGATATGAAGACTATCTTGACTGCCATTTACCTAAGTTTCATTTCCTTACAGAATTTACACAGAAAAGTATAAAGTGTCTCCATCATTCATGTGACATGAAATTGGCCTGGGTTCAGATAAATGTCCCTCTAACCTGGCAGTCCTTTTCCCATCTGGGACTGCTGTGGCACTCAGACTCCACACTGGACAGGAAGGTGTGGCTCTGACTGCTGGCACTTGATGTAGCCAGCCTTCTCCTGGACTGCAGTAGATTAGATGTCAGGCACTTCACAGGCATCCCAGGATCGGAGGTAACTGTTTCAAGACCTGGAGGGAACAGAAAACACTGAGGCTTATGTCACATCTTTCTGAGCTCCTCACTGAACCTGAATCTTTCCAGTTAATTAGGCAAGGTATTAGTAAGTATGTATATCATGACTCTGTCTGTGTAAACATTATTTAATCCACAGGACAGCTCAGGTATTTTAGACATACAAGTACGGTTATGAAcgtttaggaaaaaaaacaaaacaaaacaaaaaccaaaaataacccTTAACATTCACAAGTGAAAATCAGGACAAAAGAACTAAATTGTAATTAGGGGAACACCCATTATCCAATTTGAAACTCATCTTGATAAAGGAGTATTACTGATATGCTATATCCACATATGATATAAGATGGGAATGTCACTAAATTTACTCAGTTCAATTTGTGTTTAATTAAAACCAtagttttaggggtgcctgggtggcacatcaGTTCAGCATCTGATTGTTGGTTTCCGCTctggttgtaatcccagggtcgtGACACTGAGCCTTGAATTTGGGttccatgcttagcacagagtcttgattgagatgctctctctctctctccctgcccctcccacttgtgttctctctcaaattaaaaaaatagctttattctAATGTTGAAGTTTATGTGATTACAGTGTGAAATTATCCACATccataaagatttttgtttttttttttcaatactacTGTAAGATAAGTAACAGTGACTTGGCTAACAGCAAGCCAGTGCAAGATGGTGGCATCACCTACATGATACATGTTGGTTTATTACATAAACTCTTGTTTCTGAACTTATGAGACAAAATAGGCAACTATGCTTTTAGTAAAGATCATAGTTTGTGCATATACAGATTTTCCATATACAGATAAAGATCTGtatatcttgttttttctttcccaaagagtTTAGGTAAAACACATTACTTTAATCCCAAGTAAGTTTGTACAGTTTTTTGATTTAATGAACCTTGGaactttaaaattagaagtatAGAGTTCCAatggccatatttttttttaaagttttttttttttttttttaaagattttatttatttattcatgggagacatacagagagaggcagagacacaggcaggaggagaagcagacttgatgcaggaagcccaatgtgggactctatcccaaggccgtgggatcatgacctgagccaaaggcagacgctcaaccaaccaagccacccaggcggcccccaATGGCCAtctaaaacaactttatttttggTACATAAACCCTCTCAGTGAAATTCCTGAAACTCACTGGACACTGACCTTGGTAGTTGACTAAACCGCTCAGCTTACCTTTCCCCACTAATGTGGACATTTCTGTCTACCTCAATGCCATGTGCATACTGTACACTTGCTAAAGAGTTCTTTTTGGATCACTGATATGATGAGACCATTTCTCTCTTTGGAACTTTTGATGATTCCCCTTGTTCTACAGCTTAAATTCTAGGTTCCTTATAATGACACTTGATCCTTCCCCATCTATCTGCTAAATGTCCTTTCCCATTGCACATGCTTCTCATTCTGACATAACACAGTCAGTCCCCATTGTCTGAAGATGGGATACTTCCAAGTGTCCATGCCTTTGTTCATTCCTCTatctgaaatgctttttttttttttaagattttatttatttattcatgacagacagagagagagggagagacacaggcagagggagaagcaggctctccacaagaagagcccgatgtgggactcaatcccagactccgagatcacaccctgagccgaaggcagacgctaaaccgctgagccacccagacatccctgaaattcttttttctaatacATTTGGAGCTATTGCTGTGTCTTTACTGAGAACCATTCCTGATTTTCTCAATTAGCATTTAACACTGTCTGTGTTGTATCACAGTATCCTTCTTATGATTTTAGAGGAgctatttttaatccttttacaCATGTAGTCAGCACAGAATTACAAGTTCTTCTGAGGCAAGGACTGCTCTCATTCATCTTAATAGCTACATAGTGACCAGCAGGGTGCCTTGCCCTGATCTACTTCTGActagatgaagaaaacaaatcaggAAGATGCATGTACTTTCATTTAAGAATAAGGCTGTAGTAACATCTGCATATTCTGTATTTTAGTAGTTTTGTATTTATCAAAGCTATATACATTTTTCAGCCACTTAGTTTTCCATAGAAGTGATTTTGACAGAAGAAATAAGACTCAGTGACTATGGAAGAAAGGGTTAATggacagaaaattttatttgcaatcAGGACTTGGCTTACCCATTACTAAGTGTGAAACTAAACGTTTTCAAACATTAGGTTTCTCATTTCTAAGTGAGATATCCTGGACACGTACAGATTTGAGGACCAAATTCAAAATGAGGTTAACGTCTATGAAAACATGTTAACTAATTGTTCTTCAAAGCGTCATTATTCACATTCTCAAGACAAAAAACATGACTGAAGAGAACTAAATCATCCAcatttctgggcacctgggtagctcagtcagttaagtgtctgccttcagctcaggtcatgatcctgaaatcccaggatcaagtcctatgtctggctccctgctcaggagggagtctgggtctccctctgcccctaccctacTCATGcttgcatgcattctctctctctcaaataaataaataaaatctttttaaagaaaccatcCACCCCTGCTGACTTATAAAAGGTGAAGTGCTATACAAATGTCCCATTCTCTTcctctactactttttttttttattgtatgctaacaaaaaattatatttttacttcagctattttatttcaaaatcttttggaaataattttataaagacaCAAAATATTATAGATACTATATCTTCTCTATATAAGTCTTCCATAGACCCAGTACAGTGAAATTTATCCAATGATCATTCTAATACCAAGCTAATTGAAGCATATCTCATTAGCTAGATATTTTACTCTGTTGACTTACAGAGCTGCAactggggagcctggctggttcagtcagtagagcatgtgactcttgatcttagggttgtaattTCCAGCCCTAAGTTGGGTGGAGagactacttaaaataaaaattttattaaaaaaaaaaaaaaaagatctgcagcAATCTGTGTCAGAAATGGCATTTACATTAGGAAATGTAGGAATGCCACAGACTGTTCAAGTATTGGCTTTCAAATctacattagaaattaaaaaattcaaaaatattttgtttctcaaaagaCACACTTAATGgaataaactattttttcttttatactcaCATGACTGTAGTAGTTTGCTAGAATAAGGAGTGGTATCCCTGTGATCTACAGACATGGGACAAATTAGTCCTTGAGAGAGCTGTGATGTTTCAAATACATGGGTTGAAAGAATCTTTGCagagtctttgtttttttctgcagcTGGTGTgtactatgaaagaaaaaaacaaatgctatGATTTAACTCTACAAAAATACCACCTAAATACCAACCATTTATGTAGATAATGTTAAAGTAACTCAACAtccttgatatttatttaaatttattttaaacaagtttgaaaattttaagtgGCAATCATGAAAGGGCATGTTATGTGAACTTTTTCTAATCAAATACTTACAAATCTTAAAGAGCTGATGAGAGATAACACTTGTCCTGGGGTTCTTGAATAATCTTGTCTAGGTTTAGCCATTGACGGTGTTGTAAGGATATCCATCATATTGATATCTATGTATGGAAAGAAAAGTatatgaaattctttaaaaacttcaATGCTGTTGACTTACTAGGCAATAATCATCTGTTCTAAACTTTGACTCCTTTTCCACATTATTAACATTATCTTTAACACTAGCTCGTGTAAGATGAACATATCCAGAGAAGCCACCACACCACAGAGTAAACATATACAACCAAGctgacaaagaaagacaaatactgtatgactcctattatatatagaatcttaaaaaacaaaacaaaactaagctCACAGGTATAAAGAACAGATTGATGGATGCCAGAAACAGGGGTGGGGGATAGGAGAAATGGATGAAaagggtcaaataaataaatatttccctattaaaaaaaagcaagtgattGAAATTGTTAAACTTTCATAGAACAGTCTTGCTCTAAAATGAATAGAACACAATGTAACAACCCAAATTAGGGAGTAGTCACTAAACAAGAATATTACCCcactggaaagaaaa
The Vulpes vulpes isolate BD-2025 chromosome 2, VulVul3, whole genome shotgun sequence genome window above contains:
- the MASTL gene encoding serine/threonine-protein kinase greatwall codes for the protein MEATAGSETESGGDTVTAECANRIPVPRPPSIEEFTIVKPISRGAFGKVYLGQKGGKLYAVKVVKKADMINKNMTHQVQAERDALALSKSPFIVHLYYSLQSANNVYLVMEYLIGGDVKSLLHIYGYFDEEMAVKYISEVALALDYLHRHGIIHRDLKPDNMLISNEGHIKLTDFGLSKITLNRDINMMDILTTPSMAKPRQDYSRTPGQVLSLISSLRFYTPAAEKNKDSAKILSTHVFETSQLSQGLICPMSVDHRDTTPYSSKLLQSCLETVTSDPGMPVKCLTSNLLQSRRRLATSSASSQSHTFLSSVESECHSSPRWEKDCQESDDALGSTVMSWNIIEKPSCTKSTDAIETKGFNKKDFELTLSPIRNSSIIPATGSSCVNLAKKCFPGEVSWEARELDINNVNVATDTTRCGFHQSDQWVVDPSDGTEEYCGKRGFKRNSELVDSSPCQNIIQNKKNCIEHKSRNEKSNGYVNQRTSLTNEVQDLKLSVCESQQSDCANKENMVNSSIDKQQTPEKSPIPMIAKNLMCELDEDCNKNNKKFLSSSFLGSDDERASKSICMDSDSSFPGISIMESSLERQSLDPDKSIRESSFEESNIEDLLAVSPSWQENPLPKDDENPAVQASSQKMLASSSDVLKTLTLSKRNAVAFRSFNSHINASNNSEPSKMSVTSLDAMDISCVYSGSYPMAITPSQKGISSVPYQTPNQVKSETPYRTPKSVRRGAAPVDDARILGTPDYLAPELLLGRAHGPAVDWWALGVCLFEFLTGIPPFNDETSQQVFQNILKRDIPWPEGEEKLSDNAQNAVEILLTIDNAKRAGIKELKCHPLFSDVDWENLQHQTMPFIPQPDDETDTSYFEARNNAQHLTVSGFSL